A window of the Polyodon spathula isolate WHYD16114869_AA chromosome 50, ASM1765450v1, whole genome shotgun sequence genome harbors these coding sequences:
- the LOC121306850 gene encoding E3 ubiquitin-protein ligase TRIM39-like isoform X2: MAPLRQLEVSPEAGVFAALPAFVTLVIVILFYSCCKGSSKSKNQRVRKENETLLDQNEKQDLQKKNETLEIEKQTAQAEKQDLQKKNETLEIEKQTAQAANEELQQEQGSSKSKNQRVRKEKEDLQEENEKKALQKENERLGSENERLGKEKQDLQKKNDTLEIEKQTAQADLKELRQKTNTVGYVFDREWKLITEHRVKVTPDPDTASPSLTVSEDGSLVRFTGKRSEEWPSVVGREGFTSGRCYWEVEVGEKGYWVLGVSTHPHEKSIPEKPEEGYWLVRLVKGKTCTAVSQSGDQIVQLEKICKVWGVYLDHEGGRLSFYNAETRFHIHTFEGSFPGQVYPIFSPGSYDKGPLIIQGVQHT, encoded by the exons ATGGCGCCCCTACGCCAACtgg AAGTCTCTCCTGAAGCGGGTGTATTCGCTGCCTTACCTGCTTTCGTGACTCTGGTGATAGTAATCCTCTTCTATTCTTGCTGTAAAG ggAGTTCAAAAAGCAAGAATCAGAGAGTGAGGAAAG AAAATGAGACTCTTCTGGACCAAAATG AAAAGCAGGATCTTCAGAAGAAAAATG agACTTTAGAAATAGAGAAACAGACAGCTCAAGCAG AAAAGCAGGATCTTCAGAAGAAAAATG agACTTTAGAAATAGAGAAACAGACAGCTCAAGCAG CTAATGAAGAACTTCAACAGGAACAGG ggAGTTCAAAAAGCAAGAATCAGAGAGTGAGGAAAG AAAAGGAGGATCTTCAGGAGGAAAATG AAAAGAAGGCTCTTCAGAAGGAAAATG agAGGCTaggaagtgagaatgagagaCTGGGAAAAG AAAAGCAGGATCTTCAGAAGAAAAATG atACTTTAGAAATAGAGAAACAGACAGCTCAAGCAG ATTTAAAAGAACTTCGACAGAAAACCA ACACAGTTGGCTATGTCTTTGACAGAG aatgGAAATTAATAACTGAACATCGTG TGAAAGTGACTCCAGACCCCgacacagccagccccagcctcaCAGTCTCTGAAGACGGCTCACTAGTGAGATTCACAGGGAAGAGATCAGAGGAGTGGCCCAGTGTGGTGGGCAGGGAGGGGTTCACCTCAGGGAG GTGCTACtgggaggtggaggtgggggagAAGGGCTACTGGGTCCTGGGGGTCTCCACACACCCTCATGAGAAGAGCATACCTGAGAAACCAGAGGAGGGGTACTGGCTTGTGAGGCTGGTTAAAGGGAAGACCTGTACAGCTGTGAGCCAATCAGGGGATCAGATCGTACAACTGGAGAAGATCTGTAAGGTGTGGGGAGTGTATCTGGATCATGAGGGAGGGAGGCTGTCGTTTTACAATGCAGAGACCAGATTTCACATCCATACTTTTGAAGGCTCATTCCCTGGGCAGGTCTACCCCATTTTCAGCCCAGGGTCATATGATAAAGGGC
- the LOC121306850 gene encoding E3 ubiquitin-protein ligase TRIM39-like isoform X5 — translation MAPLRQLEVSPEAGVFAALPAFVTLVIVILFYSCCKGSSKSKNQRVRKENETLLDQNEKQDLQKKNETLEIEKQTAQAEKQDLQKKNETLEIEKQTAQAEKQDLQKKNDTLEIEKQTAQADLKELRQKTNTVGYVFDREWKLITEHRVKVTPDPDTASPSLTVSEDGSLVRFTGKRSEEWPSVVGREGFTSGRCYWEVEVGEKGYWVLGVSTHPHEKSIPAKPEEGYWLVRLVKGKTCTAVSQSGDQIVQLEKICKVWGVYLDHEGGRLSFYNAGTRFHIYTFEGSFPGQVYPIFSPGSYDKGPLIINVTVNNV, via the exons ATGGCGCCCCTACGCCAACtgg AAGTCTCTCCTGAAGCGGGTGTATTCGCTGCCTTACCTGCTTTCGTGACTCTGGTGATAGTAATCCTCTTCTATTCTTGCTGTAAAG ggAGTTCAAAAAGCAAGAATCAGAGAGTGAGGAAAG AAAATGAGACTCTTCTGGACCAAAATG AAAAGCAGGATCTTCAGAAGAAAAATG agACTTTAGAAATAGAGAAACAGACAGCTCAAGCAG AAAAGCAGGATCTTCAGAAGAAAAATG agACTTTAGAAATAGAGAAACAGACAGCTCAAGCAG AAAAGCAGGATCTTCAGAAGAAAAATG atACTTTAGAAATAGAGAAACAGACAGCTCAAGCAG ATTTAAAAGAACTTCGACAGAAAACCA ACACAGTTGGCTATGTCTTTGACAGAG aatgGAAATTAATAACTGAACATCGTG TGAAAGTGACTCCAGACCCCgacacagccagccccagcctcaCAGTCTCTGAAGACGGCTCACTAGTGAGATTCACAGGGAAGAGATCAGAGGAGTGGCCCAGTGTGGTGGGCAGGGAGGGGTTCACCTCAGGGAGGTGCTACtgggaggtggaggtgggggagAAGGGCTACTGGGTCCTGGGGGTCTCCACACACCCTCATGAGAAGAGCATACCTGCAAAACCAGAGGAGGGGTACTGGCTTGTGAGGCTGGTTAAAGGGAAGACCTGTACAGCTGTGAGCCAGTCAGGGGATCAGATCGTACAACTGGAGAAGATCTGTAAGGTGTGGGGAGTGTATCTGGATCACGAGGGAGGGAGGCTGTCGTTTTACAATGCAGGGACCAGATTCCACATCTATACTTTCGAAGGCTCATTCCCTGGGCAGGTCTACCCCATTTTCAGCCCAGGGTCATATGATAAAGGGCCCTTGATAATCAATGTAACAGTGAACAATGTGTAG
- the LOC121306850 gene encoding E3 ubiquitin-protein ligase TRIM39-like isoform X4, with amino-acid sequence MAPLRQLEVSPEAGVFAALPAFVTLVIVILFYSCCKGSSKSKNQRVRKENETLLDQNEKQDLQKKNETLEIEKQTAQAEKQDLQKKNETLEIEKQTAQAEKKALQKENERLGSENERLGKEKQDLQKKNDTLEIEKQTAQADLKELRQKTNTVGYVFDREWKLITEHRVKVTPDPDTASPSLTVSEDGSLVRFTGKRSEEWPSVVGREGFTSGRCYWEVEVGEKGYWVLGVSTHPHEKSIPAKPEEGYWLVRLVKGKTCTAVSQSGDQIVQLEKICKVWGVYLDHEGGRLSFYNAGTRFHIYTFEGSFPGQVYPIFSPGSYDKGPLIINVTVNNV; translated from the exons ATGGCGCCCCTACGCCAACtgg AAGTCTCTCCTGAAGCGGGTGTATTCGCTGCCTTACCTGCTTTCGTGACTCTGGTGATAGTAATCCTCTTCTATTCTTGCTGTAAAG ggAGTTCAAAAAGCAAGAATCAGAGAGTGAGGAAAG AAAATGAGACTCTTCTGGACCAAAATG AAAAGCAGGATCTTCAGAAGAAAAATG agACTTTAGAAATAGAGAAACAGACAGCTCAAGCAG AAAAGCAGGATCTTCAGAAGAAAAATG agACTTTAGAAATAGAGAAACAGACAGCTCAAGCAG AAAAGAAGGCTCTTCAGAAGGAAAATG agAGGCTaggaagtgagaatgagagaCTGGGAAAAG AAAAGCAGGATCTTCAGAAGAAAAATG atACTTTAGAAATAGAGAAACAGACAGCTCAAGCAG ATTTAAAAGAACTTCGACAGAAAACCA ACACAGTTGGCTATGTCTTTGACAGAG aatgGAAATTAATAACTGAACATCGTG TGAAAGTGACTCCAGACCCCgacacagccagccccagcctcaCAGTCTCTGAAGACGGCTCACTAGTGAGATTCACAGGGAAGAGATCAGAGGAGTGGCCCAGTGTGGTGGGCAGGGAGGGGTTCACCTCAGGGAGGTGCTACtgggaggtggaggtgggggagAAGGGCTACTGGGTCCTGGGGGTCTCCACACACCCTCATGAGAAGAGCATACCTGCAAAACCAGAGGAGGGGTACTGGCTTGTGAGGCTGGTTAAAGGGAAGACCTGTACAGCTGTGAGCCAGTCAGGGGATCAGATCGTACAACTGGAGAAGATCTGTAAGGTGTGGGGAGTGTATCTGGATCACGAGGGAGGGAGGCTGTCGTTTTACAATGCAGGGACCAGATTCCACATCTATACTTTCGAAGGCTCATTCCCTGGGCAGGTCTACCCCATTTTCAGCCCAGGGTCATATGATAAAGGGCCCTTGATAATCAATGTAACAGTGAACAATGTGTAG
- the LOC121306850 gene encoding E3 ubiquitin-protein ligase TRIM39-like isoform X1 — translation MAPLRQLEVSPEAGVFAALPAFVTLVIVILFYSCCKGSSKSKNQRVRKENETLLDQNEKQDLQKKNETLEIEKQTAQAEKQDLQKKNETLEIEKQTAQAANEELQQEQGSSKSKNQRVRKEKEDLQEENEKKALQKENERLGSENERLGKEKQDLQKKNDTLEIEKQTAQADLKELRQKTNTVGYVFDREWKLITEHRVKVTPDPDTASPSLTVSEDGSLVRFTGKRSEEWPSVVGREGFTSGRCYWEVEVGEKGYWVLGVSTHPHEKSIPAKPEEGYWLVRLVKGKTCTAVSQSGDQIVQLEKICKVWGVYLDHEGGRLSFYNAGTRFHIYTFEGSFPGQVYPIFSPGSYDKGPLIINVTVNNV, via the exons ATGGCGCCCCTACGCCAACtgg AAGTCTCTCCTGAAGCGGGTGTATTCGCTGCCTTACCTGCTTTCGTGACTCTGGTGATAGTAATCCTCTTCTATTCTTGCTGTAAAG ggAGTTCAAAAAGCAAGAATCAGAGAGTGAGGAAAG AAAATGAGACTCTTCTGGACCAAAATG AAAAGCAGGATCTTCAGAAGAAAAATG agACTTTAGAAATAGAGAAACAGACAGCTCAAGCAG AAAAGCAGGATCTTCAGAAGAAAAATG agACTTTAGAAATAGAGAAACAGACAGCTCAAGCAG CTAATGAAGAACTTCAACAGGAACAGG ggAGTTCAAAAAGCAAGAATCAGAGAGTGAGGAAAG AAAAGGAGGATCTTCAGGAGGAAAATG AAAAGAAGGCTCTTCAGAAGGAAAATG agAGGCTaggaagtgagaatgagagaCTGGGAAAAG AAAAGCAGGATCTTCAGAAGAAAAATG atACTTTAGAAATAGAGAAACAGACAGCTCAAGCAG ATTTAAAAGAACTTCGACAGAAAACCA ACACAGTTGGCTATGTCTTTGACAGAG aatgGAAATTAATAACTGAACATCGTG TGAAAGTGACTCCAGACCCCgacacagccagccccagcctcaCAGTCTCTGAAGACGGCTCACTAGTGAGATTCACAGGGAAGAGATCAGAGGAGTGGCCCAGTGTGGTGGGCAGGGAGGGGTTCACCTCAGGGAGGTGCTACtgggaggtggaggtgggggagAAGGGCTACTGGGTCCTGGGGGTCTCCACACACCCTCATGAGAAGAGCATACCTGCAAAACCAGAGGAGGGGTACTGGCTTGTGAGGCTGGTTAAAGGGAAGACCTGTACAGCTGTGAGCCAGTCAGGGGATCAGATCGTACAACTGGAGAAGATCTGTAAGGTGTGGGGAGTGTATCTGGATCACGAGGGAGGGAGGCTGTCGTTTTACAATGCAGGGACCAGATTCCACATCTATACTTTCGAAGGCTCATTCCCTGGGCAGGTCTACCCCATTTTCAGCCCAGGGTCATATGATAAAGGGCCCTTGATAATCAATGTAACAGTGAACAATGTGTAG
- the LOC121306850 gene encoding E3 ubiquitin-protein ligase TRIM39-like isoform X3, with amino-acid sequence MAPLRQLEVSPEAGVFAALPAFVTLVIVILFYSCCKGSSKSKNQRVRKENETLLDQNEKQDLQKKNETLEIEKQTAQAANEELQQEQGSSKSKNQRVRKEKEDLQEENEKKALQKENERLGSENERLGKEKQDLQKKNDTLEIEKQTAQADLKELRQKTNTVGYVFDREWKLITEHRVKVTPDPDTASPSLTVSEDGSLVRFTGKRSEEWPSVVGREGFTSGRCYWEVEVGEKGYWVLGVSTHPHEKSIPAKPEEGYWLVRLVKGKTCTAVSQSGDQIVQLEKICKVWGVYLDHEGGRLSFYNAGTRFHIYTFEGSFPGQVYPIFSPGSYDKGPLIINVTVNNV; translated from the exons ATGGCGCCCCTACGCCAACtgg AAGTCTCTCCTGAAGCGGGTGTATTCGCTGCCTTACCTGCTTTCGTGACTCTGGTGATAGTAATCCTCTTCTATTCTTGCTGTAAAG ggAGTTCAAAAAGCAAGAATCAGAGAGTGAGGAAAG AAAATGAGACTCTTCTGGACCAAAATG AAAAGCAGGATCTTCAGAAGAAAAATG agACTTTAGAAATAGAGAAACAGACAGCTCAAGCAG CTAATGAAGAACTTCAACAGGAACAGG ggAGTTCAAAAAGCAAGAATCAGAGAGTGAGGAAAG AAAAGGAGGATCTTCAGGAGGAAAATG AAAAGAAGGCTCTTCAGAAGGAAAATG agAGGCTaggaagtgagaatgagagaCTGGGAAAAG AAAAGCAGGATCTTCAGAAGAAAAATG atACTTTAGAAATAGAGAAACAGACAGCTCAAGCAG ATTTAAAAGAACTTCGACAGAAAACCA ACACAGTTGGCTATGTCTTTGACAGAG aatgGAAATTAATAACTGAACATCGTG TGAAAGTGACTCCAGACCCCgacacagccagccccagcctcaCAGTCTCTGAAGACGGCTCACTAGTGAGATTCACAGGGAAGAGATCAGAGGAGTGGCCCAGTGTGGTGGGCAGGGAGGGGTTCACCTCAGGGAGGTGCTACtgggaggtggaggtgggggagAAGGGCTACTGGGTCCTGGGGGTCTCCACACACCCTCATGAGAAGAGCATACCTGCAAAACCAGAGGAGGGGTACTGGCTTGTGAGGCTGGTTAAAGGGAAGACCTGTACAGCTGTGAGCCAGTCAGGGGATCAGATCGTACAACTGGAGAAGATCTGTAAGGTGTGGGGAGTGTATCTGGATCACGAGGGAGGGAGGCTGTCGTTTTACAATGCAGGGACCAGATTCCACATCTATACTTTCGAAGGCTCATTCCCTGGGCAGGTCTACCCCATTTTCAGCCCAGGGTCATATGATAAAGGGCCCTTGATAATCAATGTAACAGTGAACAATGTGTAG
- the LOC121306850 gene encoding golgin subfamily A member 6-like protein 22 isoform X8, translated as MAPLRQLEVSPEAGVFAALPAFVTLVIVILFYSCCKGSSKSKNQRVRKENETLLDQNEKQDLQKKNETLEIEKQTAQAEKQDLQKKNETLEIEKQTAQAANEELQQEQGSSKSKNQRVRKEKEDLQEENEKKALQKENERLGSENERLGKEKQDLQKKNDTLEIEKQTAQADLKELRQKTNTVGYVLDREWKSITEPRVKVTPDPDTASPSLTVSEDGSLVRFTGERSEEWPSVVGREVLLGGGGGGEGLLGPGGLHTPS; from the exons ATGGCGCCCCTACGCCAACtgg AAGTCTCTCCTGAAGCGGGTGTATTCGCTGCCTTACCTGCTTTCGTGACTCTGGTGATAGTAATCCTCTTCTATTCTTGCTGTAAAG ggAGTTCAAAAAGCAAGAATCAGAGAGTGAGGAAAG AAAATGAGACTCTTCTGGACCAAAATG AAAAGCAGGATCTTCAGAAGAAAAATG agACTTTAGAAATAGAGAAACAGACAGCTCAAGCAG AAAAGCAGGATCTTCAGAAGAAAAATG agACTTTAGAAATAGAGAAACAGACAGCTCAAGCAG CTAATGAAGAACTTCAACAGGAACAGG ggAGTTCAAAAAGCAAGAATCAGAGAGTGAGGAAAG AAAAGGAGGATCTTCAGGAGGAAAATG AAAAGAAGGCTCTTCAGAAGGAAAATG agAGGCTaggaagtgagaatgagagaCTGGGAAAAG AAAAGCAGGATCTTCAGAAGAAAAATG atACTTTAGAAATAGAGAAACAGACAGCTCAAGCAG ATTTGAAAGAACTTCGACAGAAAACCA ACACAGTTGGCTATGTCCTTGACAGAG aatgGAAATCAATAACTGAACCTCGTG TGAAAGTGACTCCAGACCCCgacacagccagccccagcctcaCAGTCTCTGAAGACGGCTCACTAGTGAGATTCACAGGGGAGAGATCAGAGGAGTGGCCCAGTGTGGTGGGCAGGGAGGTGCTACtgggaggtggaggtgggggagAAGGGCTACTGGGTCCTGGGGGTCTCCACACACCCTCATGA
- the LOC121306850 gene encoding golgin subfamily A member 6-like protein 22 isoform X7 — protein sequence MAPLRQLEVSPEAGVFAALPAFVTLVIVILFYSCCKGSSKSKNQRVRKENETLLDQNEKQDLQKKNETLEIEKQTAQAEKQDLQKKNETLEIEKQTAQAANEELQQEQGSSKSKNQRVRKEKEDLQEENEKKALQKENERLGSENERLGKEKQDLQKKNDTLEIEKQTAQADLKELRQKTNTVGYVLDREWKSITEPRVKVTPDPDTASPSLTVSEDGSLVRFTGERSEEWPSVVGREVLLGGGGGGEGLLGPGGLHTPS from the exons ATGGCGCCCCTACGCCAACtgg AAGTCTCTCCTGAAGCGGGTGTATTCGCTGCCTTACCTGCTTTCGTGACTCTGGTGATAGTAATCCTCTTCTATTCTTGCTGTAAAG ggAGTTCAAAAAGCAAGAATCAGAGAGTGAGGAAAG AAAATGAGACTCTTCTGGACCAAAATG AAAAGCAGGATCTTCAGAAGAAAAATG agACTTTAGAAATAGAGAAACAGACAGCTCAAGCAG AAAAGCAGGATCTTCAGAAGAAAAATG agACTTTAGAAATAGAGAAACAGACAGCTCAAGCAG CTAATGAAGAACTTCAACAGGAACAGG ggAGTTCAAAAAGCAAGAATCAGAGAGTGAGGAAAG AAAAGGAGGATCTTCAGGAGGAAAATG AAAAGAAGGCTCTTCAGAAGGAAAATG agAGGCTaggaagtgagaatgagagaCTGGGAAAAG AAAAGCAGGATCTTCAGAAGAAAAATG atACTTTAGAAATAGAGAAACAGACAGCTCAAGCAG ATTTAAAAGAACTTCGACAGAAAACCA ACACAGTTGGCTATGTCCTTGACAGAG aatgGAAATCAATAACTGAACCTCGTG TGAAAGTGACTCCAGACCCCgacacagccagccccagcctcaCAGTCTCTGAAGACGGCTCACTAGTGAGATTCACAGGGGAGAGATCAGAGGAGTGGCCCAGTGTGGTGGGCAGGGAGGTGCTACtgggaggtggaggtgggggagAAGGGCTACTGGGTCCTGGGGGTCTCCACACACCCTCATGA
- the LOC121306850 gene encoding E3 ubiquitin-protein ligase TRIM39-like isoform X6, which yields MAPLRQLEVSPEAGVFAALPAFVTLVIVILFYSCCKGSSKSKNQRVRKENETLLDQNEKQDLQKKNETLEIEKQTAQAEKQDLQKKNETLEIEKQTAQADLKELRQKTNTVGYVFDREWKLITEHRVKVTPDPDTASPSLTVSEDGSLVRFTGKRSEEWPSVVGREGFTSGRCYWEVEVGEKGYWVLGVSTHPHEKSIPAKPEEGYWLVRLVKGKTCTAVSQSGDQIVQLEKICKVWGVYLDHEGGRLSFYNAGTRFHIYTFEGSFPGQVYPIFSPGSYDKGPLIINVTVNNV from the exons ATGGCGCCCCTACGCCAACtgg AAGTCTCTCCTGAAGCGGGTGTATTCGCTGCCTTACCTGCTTTCGTGACTCTGGTGATAGTAATCCTCTTCTATTCTTGCTGTAAAG ggAGTTCAAAAAGCAAGAATCAGAGAGTGAGGAAAG AAAATGAGACTCTTCTGGACCAAAATG AAAAGCAGGATCTTCAGAAGAAAAATG agACTTTAGAAATAGAGAAACAGACAGCTCAAGCAG AAAAGCAGGATCTTCAGAAGAAAAATG agACTTTAGAAATAGAGAAACAGACAGCTCAAGCAG ATTTAAAAGAACTTCGACAGAAAACCA ACACAGTTGGCTATGTCTTTGACAGAG aatgGAAATTAATAACTGAACATCGTG TGAAAGTGACTCCAGACCCCgacacagccagccccagcctcaCAGTCTCTGAAGACGGCTCACTAGTGAGATTCACAGGGAAGAGATCAGAGGAGTGGCCCAGTGTGGTGGGCAGGGAGGGGTTCACCTCAGGGAGGTGCTACtgggaggtggaggtgggggagAAGGGCTACTGGGTCCTGGGGGTCTCCACACACCCTCATGAGAAGAGCATACCTGCAAAACCAGAGGAGGGGTACTGGCTTGTGAGGCTGGTTAAAGGGAAGACCTGTACAGCTGTGAGCCAGTCAGGGGATCAGATCGTACAACTGGAGAAGATCTGTAAGGTGTGGGGAGTGTATCTGGATCACGAGGGAGGGAGGCTGTCGTTTTACAATGCAGGGACCAGATTCCACATCTATACTTTCGAAGGCTCATTCCCTGGGCAGGTCTACCCCATTTTCAGCCCAGGGTCATATGATAAAGGGCCCTTGATAATCAATGTAACAGTGAACAATGTGTAG